Proteins encoded together in one Rhizobium leguminosarum bv. trifolii WSM1325 window:
- a CDS encoding hypothetical protein (KEGG: GF17570 gene product from transcript GF17570-RA), which yields MSVPNEPIVPPPAPPIGNPEPERDPGETPPPVGPEPDDGNDPMTQAHAQEAQRRPTWGLLCRGVQVHAAD from the coding sequence ATGTCCGTACCCAACGAGCCCATCGTTCCGCCGCCAGCGCCGCCGATCGGCAATCCCGAACCTGAGCGAGACCCTGGGGAGACTCCGCCGCCTGTCGGCCCCGAGCCAGACGACGGCAACGATCCGATGACGCAAGCTCACGCCCAGGAGGCCCAACGACGCCCGACTTGGGGACTGCTCTGCCGCGGCGTTCAGGTGCATGCTGCTGACTGA
- a CDS encoding conserved hypothetical protein (KEGG: rec:RHECIAT_PC0000299 hypothetical protein), producing MSKTTNGLNDRPKDSTIAQSGPGLPDDSGQPIEATNQEVERVRAKFEGDARKKLQAEIDEQVEKPQRGTA from the coding sequence ATGTCAAAGACCACAAACGGCCTCAATGACCGCCCGAAGGATTCCACAATCGCCCAGAGCGGTCCCGGCCTTCCGGACGATTCAGGCCAACCCATCGAAGCGACCAACCAGGAAGTGGAACGTGTCCGCGCGAAGTTCGAAGGCGACGCCCGAAAGAAGCTGCAGGCGGAAATCGACGAGCAGGTCGAGAAGCCCCAACGCGGCACCGCATGA
- a CDS encoding conserved hypothetical protein (KEGG: mlo:msr1747 hypothetical protein): MPGAFTSISIFAFDLDDSGQPVRAWETVFHGEEAGAVEEAREAARTHAGALVVKREGHPAVGEVGDPVILFQTGKIGDFN, translated from the coding sequence ATGCCCGGAGCGTTCACTTCGATCAGCATATTCGCATTCGATCTCGATGATAGTGGGCAGCCGGTCCGGGCATGGGAAACGGTTTTCCACGGGGAAGAGGCAGGGGCTGTCGAAGAAGCTAGGGAGGCTGCAAGGACGCACGCTGGCGCCCTCGTCGTGAAACGGGAGGGACATCCTGCGGTGGGCGAAGTAGGCGATCCCGTCATACTCTTCCAGACCGGGAAGATCGGCGATTTCAACTAA
- a CDS encoding conserved hypothetical protein (KEGG: rec:RHECIAT_CH0003322 hypothetical protein) encodes MATTSRGRAQDRAKVAGGQDHEVRYEAKKEGVPKETVNRAVKKAGNSRKKVEAEIGRH; translated from the coding sequence ATGGCAACCACTTCGAGGGGCCGTGCTCAGGATCGCGCGAAGGTCGCTGGCGGACAGGATCACGAGGTTCGCTACGAGGCGAAAAAGGAAGGCGTTCCAAAGGAAACGGTCAATAGGGCCGTGAAGAAGGCTGGGAACTCTCGCAAAAAGGTCGAGGCGGAAATCGGCCGGCACTGA
- a CDS encoding conserved hypothetical protein (KEGG: smd:Smed_5629 hypothetical protein): MRLGRNSRGGWRSAAGVLAAVLLAYLLVCYLVMPELWIFRDRSTVADFSRMVTTTGDDIPGDPINVGLVGPKQQVIRAFAASGWDPADRVTLLSSVEIGLSVVLDRPDLDAPVSPLFFDGRKQDLAFEKPVGRSADERHHIRLWQTATVGADGQPLWLGSASFDRGVGVSHDTGQITHHIGPDLDAERELVIGDLKGAGQISMTYERAGVGATKDGRNGGGDPYFTDGRILVGVLPDIGR; encoded by the coding sequence ATGAGGCTGGGGAGAAACAGCCGAGGCGGATGGAGGTCGGCTGCGGGCGTTCTCGCCGCCGTCCTCCTGGCCTATCTGCTCGTCTGCTACCTGGTGATGCCGGAGCTTTGGATCTTCCGTGACCGGAGTACGGTTGCCGATTTCAGCCGGATGGTCACGACCACCGGCGACGACATTCCGGGCGATCCAATCAACGTCGGGCTCGTCGGCCCGAAGCAGCAGGTGATCAGGGCCTTCGCCGCCTCGGGCTGGGATCCGGCCGACAGAGTAACATTACTCTCTTCGGTCGAAATCGGCCTGAGCGTGGTGCTCGATCGTCCGGATCTCGATGCGCCCGTCAGTCCGCTGTTCTTCGACGGTCGGAAACAGGATCTGGCATTCGAAAAGCCTGTCGGGCGAAGCGCGGACGAGCGCCACCACATACGTCTCTGGCAAACGGCGACGGTCGGCGCCGACGGCCAGCCGCTGTGGCTGGGCTCCGCCAGCTTCGACCGCGGCGTCGGCGTCAGCCACGACACCGGGCAGATCACCCACCATATCGGACCCGATCTCGACGCCGAGCGCGAGCTGGTGATCGGCGACCTCAAGGGCGCTGGGCAGATCTCCATGACCTACGAGCGCGCAGGCGTCGGTGCGACGAAAGATGGTCGCAACGGTGGCGGCGATCCGTACTTCACCGATGGTCGAATCCTTGTAGGGGTTCTGCCTGATATCGGCCGATAA